The window CAGCTATTAGTGTTCCATCTGAGAAACATCCCTACATTTTAAAGGATCGATGCAATATAGTTATTGTaatgttgaaaaaattattttaaaaataaatatgtaaaattatataaatgtatGATAATAAAgagaatttattatataatggaAAATACCTTGTACACAGGACCAAAACCTCCTTCTCCAATCTTATTGGCAACATCAAAGTTGTTTGTCGCTGCTTTGATTTGTCTTAAAGTAAACAAACCCGttcgcaggtctaaaccttgtAGCTCTGTTGATTGAAGTAGAAGAAATATATCAGATCGAGATCTCTTATAATGAGAAATTTTTACGAATGCATTCTGCATATGAGCATGCAACTTTCTACTTAGCTAGATAATTACTAGCCTCAAAGGTCCAATAACAAGATATAGTAATTAAGGCACATACTCAAACTTATTCAACATGCataatttctccttttttttcatatgaatAATACAGTGCGTTTAGCAAAATGTTTGACTGATAATCATGACAACAAAAGTAATTTCTTTGTAAGTACCTCTCTCTAAAGAACTTTTCTTTCCGAAGCAGCCTTTCCACCAAAGTATACCAAGTACAAGGATGATAACAACTGCTCCTGCTGCCACAACTCCAACCACAACTCCTACAGATATGCTACTTTTGTTTTTCGAAGGAGGTGTAAAATCTGCTTAATTATTATACACAAGACACACATATTACACAATAATATCATGATGGCATATATAGCATGAGAATAAACTTAAAGAGAATACAATAGCCTACCAGGTTCCACAGATATAGCTGATATAAGAGGACCATATACTGATCTAAATGGAAGACTGGTTGTTCCTTTTCCAGCCCAATACAAGCGGATCTCCAAGGTATTACTAGTCACAACAGCAGTGAATGATGTGATGACTGCCTTACCAATTCCTCCTGCTTCTTCTACAATATCAAAGTCCTTCTTCACTAGCGCTCCCTACAACATTTCAATTCAAACCCTAATGCTCCATGATAATTATAAGCTATGAAACACAAACACCTCTCCTGTTCGAAGCATAAGCATGTTGGACCCATTTTTGACCCCAACATTTGTTCAACATTTCTTATTAGATGTCtagtttaaaagtgattttttgttGGTTGAAACACTTAAGTCATTAACTTTATGCAGctaatatacttaaaaaaacatagaagacctatttaaaaaaaaggtgaacatactatcaatttaaatatattgatatatgttactcatatttcatttaattaaattttttttatatgtgtaTGTGATATTTCAATATCCTATATTTTAGACATTAATATATTGTATTAAAATATCTGTGTTTATGTTATATCCTGTGTCGGTTAGAGTTCGTGTTTCATAGATTACAAgccttaaatattttaattttcatattgttttaaaaatattgtaccAAATAGCAAATGATTTGATAAATGAAGTTAAACTAGTGACTGTAGAGccgaaaaatatataattgctaagatattttatgtatgaaaatatttcaaaagtttTCCTAATAAAATCAAAGCTACCACCttcattttatatatgaaaaaacgCCATGACAAGGGTAAAAAAATGTTGAGTATATATATACCTGAATATAGATGTCAAATACTCGTCTTCCTAAGCTGTTAAATGTTTGATCATCAATGAACATGATTTCCGCAAAATGTAGATTAACCGTGTAGTTTCCATTTCCCAGGCAAAATCCATAGTAAGTAAGAGAAATGGGAGAAACTCGAGCATCCATGTATAGGTCAACATTGTCCATAGAAAGCAAAGTTTTATTTTGCACGATATAATAGGCGCCAGCGTCATTATCCATAAAGTTACCAGTATTGATATATGCCCAATTTTTTGTTCCACTTCGGTGAAATCTTGCTGGACCTCCAGTATCTGAATCATCATCATATGTGCTTCCATTGTCTGTTACTATCTTTCCACCACAATTTATATGAAGAGAATATAACGctgtgataaaaattaaaaataaaagttagcaataattaaaatattatttagaaaaatacattccttcaaattgtatttttctattccttttcttttctactcAAAATAAAGATGCAGTGGAGTTATGTTAACTTATATAGGTCTAACTAGTGAAAGAAAGTGATGATATTTTTGCTgctgatattttgtttttcatggaACACATAAGATGATTTATGTATGCTCGAAGGTTGGCATAAGCAGGAAAAATGAGAAGATAATTATCTTGAAGTTATAAAATAGATTTTGagaaattagaaaacaaaataattagaaaaccATTCATGAGTTCCATGTTAGCCTCTTATATGAAACATTTCATGGAACTAGATGTCAAATGGTCAACAACAATAAAAGTCTTATCCCATTTATTCCAATtggtcaaaaataaaaattcttacaacattaacaaattcatTAGTGATTCATGGTTATAGAATGAAAGAATTTTTAACCTACTtacaaaaaaagattaattaatgcaaaaagaagaaaactaagATAAAATGTTATGTAAATCAATATATGTTGCTCTTTTGTCAGGCTTATATATTGTTAATCATTGATcatctaagattttttttactatacttCCAAAAGGAATCCAAAGAAAACCTAAATAAGTGGTTTATATTGTTGTGAAATGTCAAATGGTTCCACATTGTTAACTTTTAAACTaccaaaacaatattttttatacaagcGTGATTTCTTTAGTCTCTTTTCCTCCTTAAAAGGACTTAAACAAAAGCTTAAGTTAGAACAACATAAcagttaacaaaaaaatttccacATGCAAAGAAACTTACTTTCTTGACAGACACTGCTTCCTAAGCATGCAACTGTTCCTCTGTGAGAACAATGGAAGGAACAAAATGCATTAGCATAATCCCCATCATGATCAATATAATATTCCTTGCAtaataaggaaaatgaaaactatatgcatgtaataaaaataataaacttacgAGTCATTGTGCGTCATAGAGCTAGCAAACAAGTTCCTGTGACATAAAGAGATGATTACGACTTAGGTTCTTGATTAAATTTGCAAACAAAAAAGCCCACAACTACAAGGATTCTTACACATTTCCAATTTGACATGTACTCCCTTGGCTTGTGACGCTGAAGTTGTTAAATGAAATATCCCTACATAcaagttataaattttgattcaaactctaaaaaaagattaatgcttaaaaaaaattaatttcatattaaggATCATTTATATGTTTTTGAAGATCAAGATCTAGAATAACTAAAACACATTTAGTGTAACTAGGTGGTGATGAGTCTCATGACTTAATGCCCAAGGACAAAAGCATAAACTATATATAACTAAAGCTACATtaatttgctttaaaaaaaaactaaagcaacattatttcttaaaatgaaaataagagagaaaatggaagaaaaagggaaaaaaattagagtctccttagaaagaaaacaagaaaaaggaataaATGATACGATTCTATTTTATTGCTACACAAATGATGTGTATTGCTAAGTCCAAGGAATCATATAAGTAGCATTTGAAAGAGAACTCACACATTGTCACTTTTCTCTGTCCATGCAGGTACTTGTCCATTGAGAAGATTCCCAGTTAAATATCTACGTACATTAGAAAAAATCAAGGGATTAATATgcaaaatatatcatttattgATGATCCAAAACTATGGAAAATAAACTAGTCATCCTTAACCAGACCCATTTATCTATGTTCTTATTCTCACACAAATCCTTCTATCTGCAACTAGTATTTTGATTCATAGAAACTAATCAGGATCAGTGAAATAAATGGAGTAATATTAATGTACTCAAACCCAAGATCCTTAGTTTATTGAGTTGGTTCTCATTATATCTGATCATTATCTTGTTctttctcattatttattttctctttttaaaaagataaagacaCGTGAtccttttttatagaaaaatatttcattatgaGTCTACATATGAATAATCTTGATATTTTGAAATAGCAACCAATATTTTTGTTAACTTCAATTATATCTCTTTTAGGATGAAATCAAGATATCTTCCACTGAGATCCAAAGATTAATCCCTGGAGGTACAAAGATTTATTTATAAGACTAACATTTGCCTATAAATGTTTTTTCCATATATGTGGATGTAGATATCAatctttgattttatattaaagGGTCGAGATTATTTGTTAATCATATCacatcatattaataaaaataacttatacttaatatttttgcatttatatatacaaatttcaaaatagtTCATTCCTATCTATTCTAATAAAACCTTGGTTTTTGTTACTTAAGCCTCCATTAGGTATTTCACATGTTAATCTAATTAGGATTATCCTGCTATCATACTTTAGACTAAAAGTGGAGCATAGTACTCAAATCAATGCATTTATGACTAAAAATATATCACAAATTAAGATATGCTAggaaatatgataaatatttcttaCATGTAATCCACTTTTCTTAGGGCATCATAGGTACTTGGAATTGGTCCAGTCAATTTGTTAAAGCTAAGGTCTCTGAAAGAAAACATATTGAGAATGAGTTTAGAACTGGCAAAGAAAACTATTATTGCAAAAAATATCCTACAATTTAATGGTTTGGATATAATATTAAAGTTATATCATCGAAACAGGTACTATGAGACATAACAATATATTAgaagttacaaaataatataaatcacattaaagaaaataaatcattaattgCAATAAAAAGTGGAAAAGTATGCAATTACAAGTTTTTTAAAGTTGTCATATTCCCAAGATATGGAGGTAGTGTTCCATTGATGTTGCAATTCCTTAGAATCCTACCAAACAACAAAATTGATAAGATTATGTTATTGGTTCCTTTTGCTTAActtctttgtatttttattcaagaaaaaagtCAAAGCAATAAACTCACAGATATTTCAAGTTCTTCATCTGATTAAGTTGTGGGAAAAGAGAATGTTCAGATCCATTCAGATCACTAATTCTCCTGTATATCACATTAAAATAATAGCTAAGTAAACAcgaataaaattatcattgataTTGAAACCTTGCTTACTGTATAAATTCACACATACAAGTCCGTTAAGTTTTCTAGAAATGAAATTCCAGACGGAATTGGCCCGCTTAATCCACTCCCTTGAATCACTCTATATCAAGTACAATAATCATATCATTAGTGACTTCGGGAAATAAGACAACCTAATtcaaacaatagaaaaacaattatattaaagtACACCAATTcaataaagtaaaaaaggagAGTTCATACAGTTTTTGGAGACTTGTCAAGCTTTGAATAAAATTAGGTATCTTCCCAGAGAATTGATTATCCCCAATTCGACTGCATAATGAGAGGGTATGAAATGAGCAAGGgttgtttttaattcaaaaacaatactctttaaatttttcatcactgagtagaataaataaataaaatcaagctTACATATCCTGCAACGTAGTGAGCTTGACCAATGTTACTGGTAATTCTCCAATAAAATTGTTGGAGGAAAGTAGCCTGTGTATAATTGATAACAACAAACAAGAATAAATTATGAATCTAAACCATACAAATAGATTTCAAATATTGGCCTCTGGccatggaaagaaaacaacaatgaAGGAAGTTCGAAGAATTTGAGCTTAGGTCTTAGCTCAAGTCAAAACTAGTTTGGGAGGTTCTAACTAAGGTAACCAGACCCCACAGAGGTCACAATTAAGGCAGGTTAGTTGTCACCGTTATTAAGGAAACTTTCTAACACACTTCCTCACAACTAGGTAATGAGCCTAGAGTGTGACAATACAGGTGATATCAATATTGAATTTAAGATAAGTTCTAATATCATAAAATTTGAGATaaatatctaattaaattttacaaaattgactTAGATAAGAATTATCAAGTCATATATAAGCATTATTCGGGCCATATTTCTAAACAATAAAGGACTAAACAAGAAACACACCTCATTGATGCTACAATTAAGAAAGCTCCCAAAGAGGCCGCAATTATAACAAATCAGAAATAATCAAACTTATGTGGCTTTCCAACATAATTCAAATTGCCAAAGGGTATTTAACATAAGGAGGTGTAAatgggaaataaaataaagtgctTACAGTCTTTGAATTTGGGTTAGATTCCCAAGCTCAGGAGGAAGATTTCCAGACAGTTGATTGCCCTCCAAGACCCTGCCCAAATCAAGTTGAAGTTAGGTTCCATTCCAAAACtctttaattttgttacataataattacataatatttgaaatggaaaaaatttctttgataagGTATATATGGATAACAACAAACTCACAAACTTTGAAGAGTGGATATGTTTGCTATCTCTATTGGTATTGAACCTGTTAATCGATTTCCTAGGAGGGAACTGTCATGATAAAGAAATATGTTGGCATTAGCTTCAAGAAATATTGATAACAATTATTAAGTCTTTTAAAGAATGTAATGTACGACAAAACTCTGATACAGTTCTATAGGTGTTATTGGTAATATATTCTCCgattaaattaattagagtAATTCATCTCAATAACCAACACCAACCTTAAATGTCAACTTTTATAATAGAGGTTAATGGAGtgaaactctaattttgattgaaaagcaatataaaaaaaacatctaaaaGTATGTATGTagaatttatcatattatataattcCCTTTATGTCAGGAAGCAGGAGCGAATTATATAAGCTGATGAtttaaaactcaataaaaatgACCGGAAAATCATACATTATGGCAAGTTTCGTGGAGCCCCATTCTTTAGGAATTGTACCGTTTAGGTAGTTGCGAGTAAGGTCACTGCAACAAAGATTGTGTTGACGTGCAAAATAAATACATAGATGTtagcaaacaaagaaaataagcaAATTCGTTATCTGTGATGGAAGTTGAGCAAAGTTTGAGAATTACATACATTTCTTGAAGGAAAGGCAACCTGAACAAATCCCGAGGGAGAGTGCCAGGGAGGTTTTGTGATTTCAAAAGTCTACACATTTATTTAACCATGAAAATGGTTAGAAAATAAGATTTGGTTCCTCTAAACTgagaaaaatacatttaataataACCCTTAACAAGTCTAAAAGGCAAATGTAATTTAACTATTCATTAATTTGACATGATTGatgaaaattacattaaatagaaagaaaaaaaaattggcaagTATGAAATCTTCCCACTTTTAAGTTCAATTTAAGCCCATAATCTTTGGGCTCTGAGAAGTAAGTACAAGCAAATTTGGGCCTTAAAGAAACCATCAACTTAATAATTAGAAATTGCAATTTACTGTACAGTAAACGTGTATAAGTTTTTTTACATCAAATgtaaaaataggaaaacaacaaagagaaTAGATAAAATGTGTGATATAACGAAGAGTAGGGGTGGAAATAGGTCAGGTTGGGCTATAGGGCCTACGACCtgacttatataaaaaaaatttactgacctatttaattaaaaggttaagctaagacttttttaaaagtttattaaattaaatagaccaggcttaggcttattaaaaagtcttataagcctgatatatatatatatatatatatatatatatatatatatatatatatatattattttttgataccaatatataatattattttttggatacaattaatttttttttgaaactatcCGACTGCTCCATAATTTCTATTCTTATAATCaaggactttaattacaatttaggtgtgagtcatgttccattttatattcctcattattttgatttgactttcctttttctttaattttcctaTTACGTTTCTactccataaaatattaaatatttattgtgaagaagacttttaaaaaggctatcagATCAGAccagacttttaaaaaggtcaaaccgagcaaaaaataaaagtctttgatagaCTATAGACCAGGCTCAGGCCTTAAAGATTCATCATAGGTTAGGTTCAGGCCTTTCAAAGCCTGACctgacctattcccacccctaacgaagagatatataaaaataatatgtaggGACGGAATTGGGGTGGGGGTGGGCAGATGCAAGACCATGGAGCAGTCCCCAGTCGTTTAGCTAATAAACTACagtgaaatgaataaaaatttcaaaacaaaattctcatttaccattgtcaaaacaaaataataaaatgtgaatATCATGCGtaagtttatataaaataaggggTGTGGGAAATGACTTGTAATATCCTTCCCATATATGCAGGGCAGTAGCGGATCTAGGATCCTAGTTTAGgggaataatttattttaaaaaaatttaataattattatcagaaaagggaaaaaaattaagaacagGAGATTCAAATGTATTAAAATTAGGAACAATAAAATATacacatttaaattatttatatgtaattttctaaaaatgacCGGATacattttcattaatttcttcAAGTAAGTGTGAAATTAATCAAATGCAGGAAGAATGAATAGGAAACATTCTGTGAAAATCTATCATTGCTAAGCAATATTGTTTAAGTTTGTCAAGCTTTTTTAGGTGTTGAAGTCTCCCACCCACCCACCCTTTGCTTGTAGCTAGATTCCCTTGTTATTTTAGATACTTCTCCTTTCATGTTTGTTACTATGagactacatattatatttttaagaaaatgttaaatttttttaagaactgGTTCTATATTTggcaataattaattaatcccaATGAGATTAACCTAATGATGAGGAATTTGCACAAAGAACCAAACTAAAATAATAGGTTAGTTGTATTTTAAAAACCTACAACTGCTAACAAGAATATAATATGTTTGTTGCGCGCACATTGAATACGGACTTTGCTTTCATGGTGATCATATTGAAATTCAACGCTAAAAGATAGAGAAATAAAACAAGCCAGACAAACCGACATCTCAGAAACAAGTTgcgaaaaaaatacaaatctcACAAACAAGTTgcgaaaaaataaaagattttaaagaTGCATGGTGGGTTCAGAAAAGTCCAAAgtgaaaaatagattaaaattcTTCATTCTGCAGCTAGCACAGTCTGTACGTATACGGAATCAATGAGCTGCTGAAAGTTGACTGAAGTGCTATTTGACGACTTTCATTTTGTTTACATTATATTTAGACAAAATATATAGCTTTTTGAATGattcttttaattgtttaattaaggTTAAGCCAGTAAGGTCTTAAATTATTTGggaatttttaactaattttttaaactatttttttataatattgtatgtttaattttgtaagaaaaattatatttgagtctCTGAAATTAgattgtcaaaaaaataattattaatttgtcacagttttttttaaaaataggaatttaattaaaaaaatactagataaaaaaaatccatatataGTTATGGAACTTATTGATTAACCTTAGTTAAATATAAAcgatttttatgatattttccaTCTccatgaaaaattgaagaattgAAATAGAATGTGTTTTCTTAAAAAGGAATCTAATGAATACcaaataattaactaaatttCCTGATCATAATTACCTAGCTATCATACCCTTAACTGTTCCTATCAAgaacataaagaaaagaaaaggagtgAGACATTTACATGTTGGTGACATGGCAGACGGTGCCATTGGCAAAGGTACAATCACATGTGACATTGTTTTCACTCCCTTTCACTTGAACCGCAGAAGTCCAATTACGTTGTCCACTGCACGGATCTACGTTGAAATCCCAGTCCTTCTTCCCAAGTGTCTTGGCTATATCTTCCAGAGCTTTCACtgtaataatatataacaaaatcatCAAGCCATTTTTCTTGATTCGTACAATTCCAAGACATATagcaaaaatttataattactcAACTGTTCAACCCTCTTCTGTAATCATGAAGTCATTTaactatgtataatttttttatctgtaacGCCCACCTAATCATTCTTATCTGGAACGCAACTAGTTAATTAGTTTgatctttctttcattttattagaATAGGAGTAGTCTCaccatcatattttatattgatctCTAATGTGAAAACTTTTATTACGTgaggaaataaaattaaattccaattatatatgaataaagattaatataaaaaacatctaaaaaattaaatttgtctaGCTGGGGCAAGCTATTTACGTACCTTCATCTTGAAGCAGAGTGGCTCCAGAAGCAAAGTTGGCAAAGCTAAAGGCAGCAAGaaacaaaaggaagaagaaaccaGGGGAACTTACTGATCTCATGCTTGCTCTTGCTGTTTTGATGATGACTAAACTATTAAACCTCAGAATTTATGAGAAGAAATTAAGTAGCTGCGGAGAAAGATATAATTAAGTAGCTATCATTCTATATGGCATGAAAGAGTTGGTGGGGAAACATTAATGGCAGCCAAAGATATAACGCAGAAGATGACTTTAATTTGTATGGTGAGAAATTGAATAAGTGAAAGTTCACACGAAGTTACATAAAAAAGGGGtgctgaaatatatatatatatatatatatatatatatatatattaaagataatgATTAAATAAACACTATTGTATGTTCTGTTTAAGATAGAGGCAACGCCGGAGTGGCTGCccatttgtataattttatgaaatatataattgaataaagAAACAATAATGCATGACAattggattttaatttttaagacatATTGTTAGAGGAGATAAgcattattgaaaaatatacaaGAATCCAAAactacttatttaatttttatacacac of the Glycine max cultivar Williams 82 chromosome 13, Glycine_max_v4.0, whole genome shotgun sequence genome contains:
- the SARK gene encoding putative receptor-like protein kinase 2 precursor, which encodes MRSVSSPGFFFLLFLAAFSFANFASGATLLQDEVKALEDIAKTLGKKDWDFNVDPCSGQRNWTSAVQVKGSENNVTCDCTFANGTVCHVTNILLKSQNLPGTLPRDLFRLPFLQEIDLTRNYLNGTIPKEWGSTKLAIISLLGNRLTGSIPIEIANISTLQSLVLEGNQLSGNLPPELGNLTQIQRLLLSSNNFIGELPVTLVKLTTLQDIRIGDNQFSGKIPNFIQSLTSLQKLVIQGSGLSGPIPSGISFLENLTDLRISDLNGSEHSLFPQLNQMKNLKYLILRNCNINGTLPPYLGNMTTLKNLDLSFNKLTGPIPSTYDALRKVDYIYLTGNLLNGQVPAWTEKSDNVDISFNNFSVTSQGSTCQIGNVNLFASSMTHNDSGTVACLGSSVCQETLYSLHINCGGKIVTDNGSTYDDDSDTGGPARFHRSGTKNWAYINTGNFMDNDAGAYYIVQNKTLLSMDNVDLYMDARVSPISLTYYGFCLGNGNYTVNLHFAEIMFIDDQTFNSLGRRVFDIYIQGALVKKDFDIVEEAGGIGKAVITSFTAVVTSNTLEIRLYWAGKGTTSLPFRSVYGPLISAISVEPDFTPPSKNKSSISVGVVVGVVAAGAVVIILVLGILWWKGCFGKKSSLERELQGLDLRTGLFTLRQIKAATNNFDVANKIGEGGFGPVYKGCFSDGTLIAVKQLSSKSRQGNREFLNEIGMISALQHPHLVKLYGCCVEGDQLLLVYEYMENNSLARALFGAEEHQIKLDWTTRYKICVGIARGLAYLHEESRLKIVHRDIKATNVLLDQDLNPKISDFGLAKLDEEDNTHISTRIAGTFGYMAPEYAMHGYLTDKADVYSFGIVALEIINGRSNTIHRQKEESFSVLEWAHLLREKGDIMDLVDRRLGLEFNKEEALVMIKVALLCTNVTAALRPTMSSVVSMLEGKIVVDEEFSGETTEVLDEKKMEKMRLYYQELSNSKEEPWTASSTSVADLYPVGLDSSYLEKRD